From the Musa acuminata AAA Group cultivar baxijiao chromosome BXJ1-2, Cavendish_Baxijiao_AAA, whole genome shotgun sequence genome, one window contains:
- the LOC135612533 gene encoding AT-hook motif nuclear-localized protein 23-like, giving the protein MAGLDLGTASRFVHPLHLHLPHLNPDPDESPPAQEAGDASSEEPRSQGLELAAPAGPGDVVVRRPRGRPPGSKNRPKPPVIITRESANTLRAHILEVGSGCDVFDCIATYACRRQRGVSVLSGSGAVTNVTLRQPPSAGTPIVSLHGHYEILSLSGSFLPPPAPPGATSLTIFLVGGQGQVIGGSVVGELIAAGPVIVIGATFTKVAYERLPLEEEEEPPQQQPQLEIHPPMSQSPTVGGATTAGIGASFRDPSSGLQFFNLPLSMPPWPVDGHGGWPGSAVPSRPPY; this is encoded by the coding sequence ATGGCCGGGTTAGACCTCGGTACAGCCTCCCGCTTCGTGCATCCCCTCCACCTCCATCTTCCCCACCTCAATCCCGACCCCGACGAATCTCCCCCTGCACAAGAGGCTGGCGACGCCTCCTCTGAGGAGCCGAGATCCCAGGGGTTGGAGCTCGCGGCCCCAGCTGGCCCTGGCGACGTCGTCGTGCGCCGCCCCCGCGGTCGACCGCCGGGCTCCAAGAACAGGCCGAAGCCGCCGGTGATCATCACCCGGGAGAGCGCCAACACCCTGCGGGCGCATATCCTGGAGGTCGGCAGTGGGTGCGACGTCTTCGATTGCATCGCGACCTACGCCTGCCGCCGCCAACGCGGCGTGTCCGTCCTCAGCGGAAGCGGCGCCGTCACCAACGTCACCCTCCGTCAGCCCCCCTCCGCGGGGACGCCTATCGTCTCCCTCCATGGACACTACGAGATCCTGTCCCTTTCAGGCTCCTTCCTCCCCCCGCCCGCCCCCCCTGGCGCTACAAGCCTCACCATCTTCCTGGTCGGCGGCCAGGGGCAGGTCATCGGGGGCAGCGTCGTCGGAGAGCTCATCGCCGCCGGACCGGTGATAGTGATCGGCGCCACGTTTACCAAAGTCGCCTACGAGCGGCTGCCgctcgaagaggaggaggagccacCGCAGCAGCAGCCGCAGCTAGAGATACATCCTCCCATGTCTCAGAGCCCGACCGTTGGTGGAGCAACCACTGCCGGCATCGGCGCCTCCTTTCGAGACCCCTCGTCAGGGTTGCAGTTCTTCAATTTGCCGCTCAGCATGCCGCCCTGGCCAGTGGACGGACACGGCGGCTGGCCCGGGAGTGCCGTCCCGAGCCGACCGCCGTACTGA